A single Xiphias gladius isolate SHS-SW01 ecotype Sanya breed wild chromosome 22, ASM1685928v1, whole genome shotgun sequence DNA region contains:
- the trmt11 gene encoding tRNA (guanine(10)-N2)-methyltransferase homolog isoform X1 produces MMATSHSRPCLQYLLHLAQDNLDFRLPEIKSLLALRGKPFHPGENFKEKSPFWCLDGLSEEDARGIMARSVCAKSAFELWGHGQTHCELRTSLLNYPSENMSPFMHKDSTYRINVYTFNKTLEFADRIKKIDALDYLPFEGTVSLKSPQHIFCLLEDYGTDPNNIPEHPNYIYFGRWIADGQRELIRSHSVKNRHFIGNTSMDAGLSFIMANHAKVKENDLVFDPFVGTGSLLVACSHFGAYVCGTDIDYNTIHGKGRSSRKNQKWRGPDENIRANLRQYGIEKMYLDVMVSDASKTVWREAALFDAIITDPPYGIRESTRRTGSHKDITKPPDGIYVESHVPVSLAYHLSDIFTDLLNFSAHHLVMGGRLVYWLPVYRPEYCEEMVPLNPCLQLVSNCEQTLSSHTSRRLITMEKIKEPEEELDSLANLADPRFRPYQGHNAFREKYFSGFNKRCGKGDNKSDFNSE; encoded by the exons ATGATGGCGACTTCCCATAGTCGACCATGCCTCCAGTATCTGTTACATCTTGCCCAAGATAATCTGGACTTCAGGTTACCG GAGATTAAGTCTCTGCTGGCTCTCAGAGGAAAACCGTTCCATCCTGGTGAAAACTTCAAAGAAAAG TCTCCTTTCTGGTGTCTGGATGGTTTGTCTGAGGAGGATGCCCGCGGCATCATGGCCAGATCTGTTTGTGCAAA GTCTGCCTTTGAATTATGGGGCCATGGACAGACACACTGTGAACTCAGAACATCCCTCTTGAACTACCCATCAGAGAACATG TCACCATTCATGCACAAAGACTCCACATACCGAATCAACGTCTACACTTTCAACAAGACTTTGGAGTTTGCAGACAGAATTAAAAAGATTGAT GCTTTGGATTATCTTCCATTTGAGGGCACAGTGAGTCTGAAAAGCCCACAGCACATCTTCTGCTTATTGGAAGATTACGGCACAGACCCCAACAACATCCCTGAGCATCCAAACTACATCTACTTTGGCCGATGG ATAGCGGACGGTCAGCGTGAACTGATTCGCTCCCACAGTGTGAAGAACAGACACTTCATTGGAAACACCAGTATGGATGCTGGCCTCTCATTCATCATGGCCAACCACGCTAAGGTCAAAGAGAATGACCTCGTTTTTGACCCATTTGTTGGCACGG GGAGCCTGCTGGTAGCATGTTCTCATTTTGGAGCCTATGTCTGTGGAACAGATATTGATTACAACACTATTCATGGCAAAG GTCGGTCCAGCCGTAAAAACCAGAAGTGGCGAGGACCTGATGAGAATATCAGAGCCAACCTGCGGCAATATGGAATAGAGAAGATGTATTTGGATGTGATGGTGTCTGATGCATCCAAGACTGTGTGGAGGGAGGCTGCTCTGTTTGATGCCATCATTACTGACC ctCCATATGGTATCCGTGAGTCCACAAGGCGAACAGGCTCCCACAAAGACATCACTAAACCCCCTGACGGCAT CTATGTAGAGTCTCACGTCCCTGTCTCACTGGCATACCACCTTAGTGACATCTTCACCGATTTGTTAAACTTCTCTGCCCACCATCTGGTCATGGGCGGGAGGCTCGTCTATTGGCTGCCTGTCTACAGGCCAGA ATACTGTGAGGAGATGGTTCCTCTTAATCCATGCCTCCAGCTCGTCAGTAACTGTGAGCAGACACTCTCCAGCCACACTTCACGACGCCTGATCACCATGGAGAAGATCAAGGAACCAGAG GAGGAGTTAGACAGCCTGGCCAATCTTGCAGATCCACGCTTCAGACCCTACCAGGGACACAATGCCTTCAGAGAGAAGTATTTCAGTGGATTTAACAAGAGGTGTGGCAAGGGGGACaacaaatctgattttaatTCAGAATAA
- the hint3 gene encoding histidine triad nucleotide-binding protein 3 — MAGVETAQSAQVDNPKTSSVPAEGYDKKCIFCKIVNNEMGTELLHCDEEISCFRDIKPGAPHHYLVVPTRHVGNCKSLSKEHLPLVEQMVKTGKEILQKNNITDLMDVRFGFHWPPFCSVTHLHLHVLAPASQMGFWSRLFYRPNSYWFITADQLIELLNSKGEAN; from the exons ATGGCAGGAGTTGAGACCGCGCAAAGTGCTCAGGTTGATAATCCCAAAACTAGCAGCGTGCCAGCTGAAGGATATGataagaaatgtattttctgcaAGATTGTAAACAATGAAATGGGCACGGAGCTCCTTCACTGT gatgaaGAGATCTCATGTTTCAGAGACATCAAACCTGGAGCTCCCCACCATTACCTGGTCGTCCCAACCAGACATGTTGGGAACTGTAAATCACTCAGCAAAGAACATCTGCCTTTGG TGGAGCAGATGGTCAAGACAGGGAAGGAGATcctccagaaaaacaacataacagaTCTCATGGATGTCAG ATTTGGTTTCCATTGGCCCCCATTCTGTTCGGTTACACACCTACACCTTCATGTCCTGGCACCTGCCAGTCAAATGGGCTTCTGGTCCCGCCTCTTCTACAGACCCAATTCCTATTGGTTTATCACA GCAGACCAGCTGATTGAGCTTCTCAACTCTAAAGGAGAGGCCAACTGA
- the si:dkey-29b11.3 gene encoding actin-binding Rho-activating protein-like, translating into MGTNSQSTTIMGTQDDVPAPAQLNEDTAVCIVSVKGLKENWQKWSDERQEYQKHNPFSHDTRPSAVVPLKEHDDYGRPLQGSMTEQRGKDAHTHISREVQELCEVIRNIGEPRDSDAGGSSSDGKVIAVEFGKLFEHYVTISNKLVGILLRARKQRLVNFEGEMLWQGKDDHVVITLLQ; encoded by the coding sequence ATGGGGACGAACAGCCAGAGCACCACCATCATGGGAACTCAAGATGACGTCCCAGCTCCTGCTCAGCTCAACGAGGACACTGCAGTGTGCATTGTTTCTGTGAAAGGCTTAAAGGAGAACTGGCAGAAGTGGTCTGACGAGCGCCAGGAGTACCAGAAGCACAATCCCTTCAGTCACGACACCAGGCCCAGTGCGGTGGTCCCGCTGAAGGAGCACGACGACTATGGGAGGCCCCTGCAGGGCTCCATGACGGAGCAGCGGGGGAAGGATGCTCACACACATATCAGCAGAGAGGTTCAGGAGCTGTGTGAGGTGATAAGGAACATTGGAGAGCCGAGAGACAGCGATGCGGGTGGGAGCAGCAGCGACGGGAAAGTGATCGCTGTAGAATTTGGGAAACTCTTTGAGCACTATGTCACTATCTCTAATAAGCTGGTGGGGATTCTTCTACGAGCGAGGAAGCAGAGGCTGGTTAACTTTGAGGGGGAGATGCTGTGGCAGGGGAAGGATGACCATGTAGTTATCACTCTGTTACAGTGA
- the trmt11 gene encoding tRNA (guanine(10)-N2)-methyltransferase homolog isoform X2 has translation MMATSHSRPCLQYLLHLAQDNLDFRLPEIKSLLALRGKPFHPGENFKEKSPFWCLDGLSEEDARGIMARSVCAKSAFELWGHGQTHCELRTSLLNYPSENMSPFMHKDSTYRINVYTFNKTLEFADRIKKIDALDYLPFEGTVSLKSPQHIFCLLEDYGTDPNNIPEHPNYIYFGRWIADGQRELIRSHSVKNRHFIGNTSMDAGLSFIMANHAKVKENDLVFDPFVGTGSLLVACSHFGAYVCGTDIDYNTIHGKGRSSRKNQKWRGPDENIRANLRQYGIEKMYLDVMVSDASKTVWREAALFDAIITDPPYGIRESTRRTGSHKDITKPPDGIYVESHVPVSLAYHLSDIFTDLLNFSAHHLVMGGRLVYWLPVYRPERTYSGLQIL, from the exons ATGATGGCGACTTCCCATAGTCGACCATGCCTCCAGTATCTGTTACATCTTGCCCAAGATAATCTGGACTTCAGGTTACCG GAGATTAAGTCTCTGCTGGCTCTCAGAGGAAAACCGTTCCATCCTGGTGAAAACTTCAAAGAAAAG TCTCCTTTCTGGTGTCTGGATGGTTTGTCTGAGGAGGATGCCCGCGGCATCATGGCCAGATCTGTTTGTGCAAA GTCTGCCTTTGAATTATGGGGCCATGGACAGACACACTGTGAACTCAGAACATCCCTCTTGAACTACCCATCAGAGAACATG TCACCATTCATGCACAAAGACTCCACATACCGAATCAACGTCTACACTTTCAACAAGACTTTGGAGTTTGCAGACAGAATTAAAAAGATTGAT GCTTTGGATTATCTTCCATTTGAGGGCACAGTGAGTCTGAAAAGCCCACAGCACATCTTCTGCTTATTGGAAGATTACGGCACAGACCCCAACAACATCCCTGAGCATCCAAACTACATCTACTTTGGCCGATGG ATAGCGGACGGTCAGCGTGAACTGATTCGCTCCCACAGTGTGAAGAACAGACACTTCATTGGAAACACCAGTATGGATGCTGGCCTCTCATTCATCATGGCCAACCACGCTAAGGTCAAAGAGAATGACCTCGTTTTTGACCCATTTGTTGGCACGG GGAGCCTGCTGGTAGCATGTTCTCATTTTGGAGCCTATGTCTGTGGAACAGATATTGATTACAACACTATTCATGGCAAAG GTCGGTCCAGCCGTAAAAACCAGAAGTGGCGAGGACCTGATGAGAATATCAGAGCCAACCTGCGGCAATATGGAATAGAGAAGATGTATTTGGATGTGATGGTGTCTGATGCATCCAAGACTGTGTGGAGGGAGGCTGCTCTGTTTGATGCCATCATTACTGACC ctCCATATGGTATCCGTGAGTCCACAAGGCGAACAGGCTCCCACAAAGACATCACTAAACCCCCTGACGGCAT CTATGTAGAGTCTCACGTCCCTGTCTCACTGGCATACCACCTTAGTGACATCTTCACCGATTTGTTAAACTTCTCTGCCCACCATCTGGTCATGGGCGGGAGGCTCGTCTATTGGCTGCCTGTCTACAGGCCAGA GAGAACCTACAGTGGCCTTCag ATACTGTGA